The Streptomyces nitrosporeus genome includes a window with the following:
- the rbsD gene encoding D-ribose pyranase yields the protein MKKAGILNRHLAGALAELGHGDEVLVCDAGMPVPPGPRVVDLAFRAGVPAFAEVLDGLLDELVVEGATAAEEVREANPETAALLAARLDGLTHVTHEELKRRTSHARLVVRTGEARPYANVLLRCGVFF from the coding sequence GTGAAGAAGGCCGGGATCCTCAACCGCCACCTCGCCGGGGCGCTGGCCGAACTGGGCCACGGGGACGAGGTGCTGGTCTGCGACGCGGGGATGCCCGTCCCGCCGGGCCCGCGCGTCGTCGACCTGGCCTTCCGGGCCGGCGTCCCCGCGTTCGCCGAGGTGCTCGACGGGCTGCTGGACGAACTGGTGGTGGAGGGCGCCACGGCCGCGGAGGAGGTACGGGAGGCCAACCCGGAGACCGCCGCGCTGCTCGCGGCCCGCCTCGACGGCCTGACCCATGTCACCCACGAGGAACTGAAGCGGCGCACCTCTCACGCCCGGCTGGTGGTACGGACCGGTGAGGCCCGGCCCTACGCGAACGTGCTGCTGCGCTGCGGGGTCTTCTTCTGA
- a CDS encoding amidase family protein: protein MNRRSIAALAAALAVTPLLLSAPHESAEAAEGHGGALPPSVRSSRVLGVDLGTVTIPELQARMDRGALTSSALTRAYLRRIEAVDPAIGAVLRTDPTALRQAAASDLRHRRGTTRGPLDGIPVLLKDNIGTRGLATTAGSLALAGKPPAEDAALVTRLRAAGAVVLGKTNMSEWANFRAARPTSGWSAVGGQTRNPYVLDRNPCGSSSGSAAALAASLAQVAVGTETDGSIVCPAGMNGVVGHKPSLGLVSGSGVVPISAEQDTAGPMARNVTDAALTFAVLSGTGPAGVSAHTGTEGLRGKRIGLWRLPSLGPEVDALMVRTAQRLRGAGAEVVEVALPYQERLAELEFPALLSEFHRDIDAYLETRDGPRDLAGLIRFNRAHPAERTCFAGQELFEQALAAPPVTDPAYRAMRAELTDLSRRSVDETMAAHGLDAIASPANPPAWTTDCARGDNDVIPSSTPAAVAGYPSLSVPAGRVGELPVGLLLMAGDRQDAALLSLGAAVERRLDAWRAPRYLRTAPGGGPVASG from the coding sequence ATGAACAGAAGAAGCATCGCGGCACTGGCCGCCGCCCTGGCCGTGACGCCCCTCCTGCTGAGCGCGCCCCACGAGAGCGCCGAGGCCGCCGAGGGGCATGGCGGCGCCCTGCCGCCGTCCGTCCGCTCGTCCCGCGTCCTGGGCGTGGACCTCGGCACGGTGACCATCCCGGAGTTACAGGCGCGCATGGACCGCGGGGCGCTGACCTCGTCGGCGCTGACCCGGGCGTACCTGCGGCGCATCGAGGCCGTCGACCCGGCGATCGGCGCCGTCCTGCGCACCGACCCCACGGCGCTGCGGCAGGCCGCCGCCAGCGATCTCCGGCACCGGCGCGGCACCACCCGGGGGCCGCTCGACGGAATCCCCGTCCTGCTCAAGGACAACATCGGCACCCGCGGCCTGGCGACGACGGCCGGATCGCTGGCGCTGGCCGGGAAGCCGCCGGCCGAAGACGCCGCCCTGGTGACCAGGCTGCGGGCTGCGGGCGCGGTGGTACTCGGCAAGACCAACATGTCGGAGTGGGCGAACTTCCGTGCCGCCAGGCCCACATCGGGCTGGTCCGCGGTGGGGGGCCAGACCCGCAACCCGTACGTGCTGGACCGGAACCCGTGCGGTTCCTCGTCCGGGTCGGCGGCGGCGCTCGCCGCCTCGCTGGCCCAGGTGGCCGTCGGCACCGAGACGGACGGCTCGATCGTCTGTCCGGCGGGGATGAACGGTGTCGTCGGCCACAAACCGAGCCTGGGACTGGTCAGCGGCTCCGGTGTGGTGCCGATCTCCGCCGAGCAGGACACCGCGGGCCCCATGGCCCGCAACGTGACCGACGCCGCGCTCACCTTCGCGGTGCTCAGCGGCACCGGCCCCGCCGGGGTGTCCGCCCACACCGGGACCGAAGGGCTGCGGGGGAAGCGGATCGGCCTGTGGCGGCTCCCGTCGCTGGGGCCGGAGGTGGACGCCCTGATGGTCCGTACGGCGCAGAGGCTGCGCGGGGCGGGCGCCGAGGTCGTGGAGGTGGCCCTGCCGTACCAGGAGCGGCTCGCGGAGCTGGAGTTCCCGGCGCTGCTGAGCGAGTTCCACCGGGACATCGACGCCTATCTGGAGACCCGCGACGGGCCCCGCGACCTCGCCGGACTGATCCGGTTCAACCGCGCCCACCCGGCCGAGCGGACCTGCTTCGCCGGCCAGGAGCTGTTCGAGCAGGCGCTCGCGGCGCCCCCGGTCACCGACCCGGCCTACCGGGCGATGCGCGCGGAGCTGACCGATCTGTCCCGGCGGTCCGTCGACGAGACCATGGCCGCCCACGGCCTGGACGCCATCGCCTCCCCCGCCAACCCGCCGGCCTGGACGACGGACTGCGCGCGGGGCGACAACGACGTGATCCCCTCGTCCACCCCGGCGGCCGTGGCGGGTTATCCGTCGCTGTCCGTGCCCGCCGGGCGGGTGGGTGAACTGCCCGTCGGCCTGCTCCTGATGGCCGGTGACCGCCAGGACGCGGCCCTGCTGTCGCTGGGGGCCGCGGTGGAGCGCCGGCTGGACGCCTGGCGGGCGCCGCGTTATCTGCGGACCGCGCCGGGCGGGGGGCCGGTCGCGTCCGGCTGA
- a CDS encoding sugar ABC transporter ATP-binding protein gives MSESVELLRIEGVRKTFPGVVALDSVDFDLRAGEVHVLLGENGAGKSTLIKMLSGAYRPDSGRIFARGEEVRIHGAEDAEKLKIATIYQEFNLVPDLTVAENIFLGRQPRRFGMIDRRRMDADAEVLLERVGLSVPPRTRVRELGIARLQMVEIAKALSLDARVLIMDEPTAVLTSEEVEKLFRIVRQLREDGVGIVFITHHLDEIAALGDRVTVIRDGRSVGQVPASTPEAELVQLMVGRSIDQQYPRERPETGEPLLSVRGLTRHGVFHDISFDVHAGEVVGLAGLVGAGRTEVARAVFGADPYDTGTVEVRGERLGRHDVTAAMGAGLGLVPEDRKGQGLVLDASVQENLGLVTLRSATRSGIVDLKGQRTAAARIAEQLGVRMAGLGQHVRTLSGGNQQKVVIGKWLLADTRVLILDEPTRGIDVGAKVEIYQLVNELTASGHAVLMISSDLPEVLGMSDRVLVMAQGRIAGELPADEATQDTVMALAVSNVSAPTPTDDAETGKEGPRGH, from the coding sequence GTGAGCGAGTCAGTGGAGTTGCTGCGCATCGAAGGCGTACGCAAGACCTTCCCCGGCGTCGTCGCCCTGGACAGCGTCGACTTCGACCTGCGCGCCGGCGAGGTGCATGTGCTGCTCGGCGAGAACGGGGCCGGCAAGAGCACCCTCATCAAGATGCTCTCCGGCGCCTACCGGCCCGACAGCGGCAGGATCTTCGCCCGGGGCGAAGAGGTCCGCATCCACGGGGCCGAGGACGCCGAGAAGCTCAAGATCGCCACGATCTACCAGGAGTTCAACCTGGTACCCGATCTGACGGTCGCCGAGAACATCTTCCTGGGCCGTCAGCCGCGCCGCTTCGGCATGATCGACCGGCGGCGGATGGACGCCGACGCCGAAGTGCTGCTCGAACGTGTCGGCCTGAGCGTCCCGCCCCGCACCCGGGTGCGTGAACTCGGCATCGCCAGGCTCCAGATGGTCGAGATCGCGAAGGCCCTGAGCCTGGACGCCCGCGTCCTGATCATGGACGAGCCGACCGCCGTGCTGACCTCCGAGGAGGTCGAGAAGCTGTTCCGTATCGTGCGGCAGCTGCGCGAGGACGGCGTCGGGATCGTCTTCATCACCCACCACCTGGACGAGATCGCCGCCCTCGGCGACCGCGTCACCGTGATCCGCGACGGCCGCAGCGTCGGCCAGGTGCCCGCCTCCACCCCGGAGGCAGAGCTCGTCCAGCTGATGGTGGGCCGCAGCATCGACCAGCAGTACCCGCGTGAACGCCCGGAGACCGGCGAGCCGTTGCTGTCGGTGCGCGGCCTCACCCGGCACGGCGTGTTCCACGACATCAGCTTCGACGTGCACGCCGGAGAGGTCGTCGGCCTCGCCGGACTCGTCGGCGCCGGCCGCACCGAGGTGGCCCGGGCCGTGTTCGGCGCGGACCCGTACGACACGGGCACCGTCGAGGTGCGCGGCGAACGGCTCGGCAGGCACGACGTGACCGCGGCGATGGGGGCGGGCCTCGGCCTCGTCCCCGAGGACCGCAAGGGCCAGGGGCTGGTCCTCGACGCCTCCGTCCAGGAGAACCTCGGCCTGGTCACCCTGCGCTCGGCCACCCGTTCCGGGATCGTCGACCTCAAGGGGCAGCGCACCGCCGCCGCCCGGATCGCCGAACAGCTCGGCGTGCGCATGGCGGGCCTCGGCCAGCACGTGCGCACGCTCTCCGGCGGCAACCAGCAGAAGGTCGTCATCGGCAAGTGGCTGCTCGCCGACACCCGGGTGCTGATCCTGGACGAACCCACCCGGGGCATCGACGTCGGCGCCAAGGTCGAGATCTACCAGCTCGTCAACGAGCTGACCGCCTCCGGCCACGCGGTGCTGATGATCTCCAGCGACCTGCCCGAGGTCCTCGGCATGAGCGACCGGGTCCTGGTCATGGCACAGGGCCGGATCGCCGGTGAACTCCCGGCCGACGAGGCCACCCAGGACACCGTGATGGCCCTCGCCGTCAGCAACGTGTCCGCCCCCACCCCCACAGACGACGCAGAGACCGGCAAGGAGGGCCCCCGTGGCCACTGA
- a CDS encoding ribokinase — protein sequence MHEDPAPLPYDLLVVGSANADLVVGVERRPAPGETVLGSDLVVHPGGKGANQAVAAARLGARTALLARVGDDAHGRLLLDSQREAGVDTGGILVGGAPTGVALITVDPSGDNSIVVSPGANARLTPEDIRAAAPLFAAARVVSVQLEIPLATVAETARVLAPGTRLVLNPSPPAPLPDGVLAACDPLVVNEHEARSILGEAAGPAPQDWAAALLAQGPRSVVVTLGAEGALVADSRTGGHVRVPSPKVHAVDTTGAGDAFTAALAWRLGLGEPLAEATAFAVRVGAAAVTREGAQASFPTAGEVAAP from the coding sequence ATGCACGAGGACCCCGCGCCCCTCCCGTACGACCTGCTGGTCGTCGGCTCGGCCAACGCCGACCTGGTCGTCGGCGTCGAACGCCGCCCCGCACCGGGGGAGACGGTGCTCGGCTCCGACCTCGTCGTCCACCCCGGAGGCAAGGGGGCCAACCAGGCCGTGGCCGCCGCCCGCCTCGGGGCCCGCACGGCCCTGCTGGCCCGGGTCGGCGACGACGCCCACGGCCGTCTGCTGCTGGACTCGCAGCGTGAGGCGGGCGTCGACACCGGCGGGATCCTCGTCGGCGGGGCGCCCACCGGCGTCGCCCTGATCACCGTCGATCCCTCGGGCGACAACAGCATCGTGGTCTCCCCGGGGGCGAACGCCCGGCTGACCCCCGAGGACATCCGGGCGGCGGCCCCGCTGTTCGCCGCCGCCCGGGTGGTGTCGGTGCAACTGGAGATCCCCCTCGCCACGGTCGCCGAGACGGCCCGCGTCCTCGCCCCCGGCACCCGGCTCGTCCTCAACCCGTCCCCGCCCGCCCCGCTGCCCGACGGGGTGCTCGCGGCCTGCGACCCGCTGGTCGTCAACGAACACGAGGCCCGCTCCATCCTGGGTGAGGCGGCGGGCCCCGCCCCGCAGGACTGGGCGGCGGCCCTGCTCGCCCAGGGCCCGCGCTCGGTGGTCGTCACCCTGGGCGCGGAGGGCGCGCTGGTCGCGGACAGCCGTACCGGCGGCCACGTACGCGTACCGAGCCCGAAGGTCCACGCCGTGGACACCACCGGGGCGGGCGACGCCTTCACCGCCGCCCTGGCCTGGCGCCTCGGCCTGGGTGAACCACTCGCCGAGGCCACCGCGTTCGCCGTACGGGTGGGGGCCGCGGCCGTGACGCGGGAAGGCGCGCAGGCGTCGTTCCCCACCGCCGGAGAGGTCGCCGCACCGTGA
- a CDS encoding substrate-binding domain-containing protein codes for MATDTHTGKTGAAGAGAAHTLRRLLLDNGALSALVVLLVAMSLLSADFLTTQNLLNVGVQAAVTAILAFGVTFVIVAAGIDLSVGSVAALSATVCAWSATSAGVPVWLAVVLAVATGIACGFVNGALVAYGKLPPFIATLAMLSVARGLSLVISQGSPIPFPDSVSVLGDTLGGWLPVPVLVMIAMGLLTALILGRTYIGRSMYAIGGNEEAARLSGLRVKKQKLAIYALSGLFAAVAGIVLASRLVSAQPQAAQGYELDAIAAVVIGGASLAGGVGKASGTLIGALILAVLRNGLNLLSVSAFWQQVVIGVVIALAVLLDTVRRKAGSTPASGAPAAPGAPGSGRKGALKAGIAVVCVAAVVAAVSFFNSGSSGTTTKVGMSLSTLNNPFFVQMKAGAQAEAEKAGIDLTVTDAQNDASQQANQLQNFTSSGATSIIVNPVDSDAVGPGVRSANKAGIPVIAADRGVNKADTATLVASDNVAGGKLAAKALAEKLGGKGGIVVLQGTAGTSASRERGAGFAEGIKAYPGIEVVATQPADFDRTKGLDVMTNLLQSHPGITGVFAENDEMALGAAKALGSKAGKSVQVVGFDGTPDGLKAVEAGTLYASVAQQPKELGRIAVQNAVKAADGEKVAGTVKVPVKVVTRENVADFS; via the coding sequence GTGGCCACTGACACGCATACGGGCAAGACAGGCGCGGCGGGCGCCGGCGCGGCGCACACCCTGCGCCGGCTGCTGCTCGACAACGGAGCCCTCAGCGCCCTGGTCGTCCTGCTGGTGGCGATGTCGCTGCTGTCCGCGGACTTCCTCACCACCCAGAACCTGCTGAACGTCGGCGTCCAGGCGGCCGTGACCGCCATCCTCGCGTTCGGCGTCACCTTCGTCATCGTCGCCGCCGGCATCGACCTCTCCGTCGGCTCGGTCGCGGCACTGTCGGCGACGGTCTGCGCCTGGTCCGCGACCTCGGCGGGCGTACCCGTCTGGCTGGCGGTCGTCCTCGCGGTGGCCACCGGCATCGCCTGCGGCTTCGTCAACGGCGCCCTCGTCGCGTACGGGAAGCTGCCGCCGTTCATCGCGACACTGGCCATGCTCTCGGTCGCCCGCGGCCTGTCCCTGGTGATCTCCCAGGGCAGCCCGATCCCCTTCCCCGACTCCGTCTCCGTGCTCGGTGACACGCTCGGCGGCTGGCTGCCCGTCCCCGTCCTCGTCATGATCGCGATGGGGCTGCTGACCGCGCTGATCCTGGGCCGCACCTACATCGGCCGCTCCATGTACGCCATCGGCGGCAACGAGGAGGCGGCCCGGCTCTCCGGACTGCGGGTCAAGAAGCAGAAGCTGGCCATCTACGCCCTGTCCGGCCTGTTCGCCGCCGTCGCGGGCATCGTCCTCGCCTCCCGTCTCGTCTCCGCGCAGCCGCAGGCCGCACAGGGCTACGAGCTCGACGCGATCGCCGCCGTCGTCATCGGCGGTGCCAGCCTCGCCGGCGGCGTCGGCAAGGCGTCCGGCACCCTCATCGGCGCGCTGATCCTCGCCGTGCTCCGCAACGGGCTCAACCTCCTGTCGGTCTCCGCGTTCTGGCAGCAGGTCGTCATCGGTGTCGTCATCGCGCTGGCCGTGCTGCTGGACACGGTGCGCCGCAAGGCCGGATCCACCCCGGCGAGCGGGGCCCCGGCGGCCCCGGGAGCTCCCGGATCAGGGCGCAAGGGCGCCCTGAAGGCCGGCATCGCGGTGGTCTGTGTGGCCGCCGTCGTGGCGGCGGTGTCCTTCTTCAACTCCGGTTCCTCCGGCACCACCACCAAGGTGGGCATGTCGCTCTCCACCCTGAACAACCCGTTCTTCGTGCAGATGAAGGCCGGTGCCCAGGCGGAGGCCGAGAAGGCCGGGATCGACCTCACCGTCACCGACGCCCAGAACGACGCCTCCCAGCAGGCCAACCAGCTCCAGAACTTCACCAGCTCCGGAGCGACCTCGATCATCGTCAATCCGGTGGACTCCGACGCGGTCGGTCCCGGCGTCCGCAGCGCCAACAAGGCCGGCATCCCCGTGATCGCCGCGGACCGGGGCGTCAACAAGGCCGATACCGCCACCCTCGTCGCCTCCGACAACGTGGCCGGCGGCAAGCTGGCCGCGAAGGCGCTGGCCGAGAAGCTCGGCGGCAAGGGCGGCATCGTCGTCCTCCAGGGCACCGCGGGCACCTCCGCCAGCCGGGAACGCGGCGCGGGCTTCGCCGAAGGCATCAAGGCGTACCCGGGCATCGAGGTCGTCGCCACCCAGCCGGCCGACTTCGACCGCACCAAGGGCCTGGACGTCATGACCAACCTCCTCCAGTCCCACCCCGGCATCACCGGCGTCTTCGCGGAGAACGACGAGATGGCGCTCGGCGCGGCCAAGGCCCTGGGGTCCAAGGCCGGGAAGTCCGTCCAGGTCGTCGGCTTCGACGGCACCCCGGACGGGCTGAAGGCCGTCGAGGCGGGCACCCTCTACGCGTCCGTCGCCCAGCAGCCGAAGGAACTGGGCAGGATCGCCGTGCAGAACGCGGTCAAGGCCGCCGACGGCGAGAAGGTCGCCGGTACGGTGAAGGTCCCGGTCAAGGTCGTCACCAGGGAGAACGTCGCCGACTTCTCCTGA
- a CDS encoding chitinase, translating to MRRSRSVRALVTAAVTTVAAAGMAVLGAGSAEAATPLPDHVFAPYFESWTGESPADLAAASGTKHLTMAFLQTATRGSCTPYWNGDTGLPISAAGFGDDIRTIQARGGDVIPSFGGYTADTTGTEIADSCTDVDQIAAAYQKVVTTYDVTRLDMDIEVDALDNTAGIDRRNKAIKKLQDWAAANGRTLEISYTLPTTTRGLADSGYALLRNAVANGTRVDVVNIMTFDYYDNASHDMADDTETAAQGLHDQLARLYPGKTDSQLWGMVGVTEMPGVDDFGPAETFTLDNARQVYAWAVDKGIDTLSFWALQRDNGGCPGGPAADHCSGIEQNTWDFSRIFAPFTSGSGQPADDFSVTAAPAAGTVAAGGTATATVRTAVTRGEAQEVKLTVGGAPAGVTASLSPATVTAGGTSTLTLATTGAVASGTYRITVTGAGASGAHTADYTLTVTGGTGGRCTAGPWSAGTVYTGGQQVSHKGHTWKAKWWTTGEEPGTTGQWGVWQDLGAC from the coding sequence ATGAGACGTTCACGATCCGTCCGCGCGCTGGTGACCGCGGCCGTCACCACGGTGGCGGCCGCAGGCATGGCCGTGCTGGGAGCCGGTTCCGCCGAGGCGGCGACCCCGCTGCCCGACCACGTCTTCGCCCCGTACTTCGAGTCCTGGACCGGCGAGAGCCCCGCGGACCTGGCCGCCGCGTCCGGCACGAAGCACCTGACCATGGCCTTCCTGCAGACCGCGACCCGAGGTTCCTGCACCCCCTACTGGAACGGTGACACCGGCCTGCCGATCTCCGCCGCCGGCTTCGGCGACGACATCCGCACCATCCAGGCCAGGGGCGGCGACGTCATCCCGTCGTTCGGCGGCTACACCGCCGACACCACCGGCACGGAGATCGCCGACAGCTGCACCGACGTCGACCAGATCGCCGCGGCCTACCAGAAGGTCGTCACGACCTACGACGTCACCCGGCTCGACATGGACATCGAGGTCGACGCGCTCGACAACACGGCCGGGATCGACCGGCGGAACAAGGCGATCAAGAAGCTCCAGGACTGGGCGGCGGCGAACGGCCGCACCCTGGAGATCTCCTACACCCTGCCGACGACCACCCGGGGCCTGGCCGACAGCGGTTACGCGCTGCTGCGGAACGCGGTGGCCAACGGGACGCGCGTCGACGTCGTGAACATCATGACGTTCGACTACTACGACAACGCCTCCCACGACATGGCCGACGACACGGAGACGGCCGCGCAGGGCCTTCACGACCAGCTCGCCCGGCTCTACCCGGGCAAGACGGACAGCCAGCTGTGGGGCATGGTCGGCGTCACCGAGATGCCCGGCGTCGACGACTTCGGCCCGGCCGAGACCTTCACCCTGGACAACGCCCGCCAGGTGTACGCCTGGGCGGTGGACAAGGGCATCGACACCCTGTCGTTCTGGGCGCTCCAGCGGGACAACGGCGGCTGCCCCGGCGGCCCCGCGGCCGACCACTGCTCCGGCATCGAACAGAACACCTGGGACTTCAGCCGGATCTTCGCCCCGTTCACCAGCGGGAGCGGGCAGCCGGCCGACGACTTCTCCGTGACGGCCGCACCGGCCGCCGGGACGGTCGCGGCGGGCGGCACGGCCACCGCCACGGTGAGGACCGCCGTGACCAGGGGCGAGGCGCAGGAGGTGAAGCTGACCGTCGGCGGGGCGCCGGCCGGTGTCACCGCGTCGCTCAGCCCCGCCACCGTCACGGCCGGGGGCACCTCGACACTGACTCTCGCCACCACCGGCGCGGTGGCGTCGGGCACCTACCGGATCACCGTCACCGGTGCCGGCGCGTCCGGGGCGCACACGGCGGACTACACCCTGACCGTCACCGGCGGGACCGGCGGCCGGTGCACGGCCGGCCCCTGGTCCGCCGGAACGGTCTACACCGGCGGCCAGCAGGTCTCGCACAAGGGCCACACCTGGAAGGCCAAGTGGTGGACGACGGGCGAGGAGCCCGGCACCACCGGCCAGTGGGGCGTCTGGCAGGACCTCGGCGCCTGCTGA